The Brassica oleracea var. oleracea cultivar TO1000 chromosome C6, BOL, whole genome shotgun sequence genome includes a region encoding these proteins:
- the LOC106298582 gene encoding protein YLS3-like translates to MEQSTRSLIITIVITSMLAGFGSSDLDQDREECTNQLIVLSPCLTYVGGNAKAPTKDCCGGFGQVITQSQKCVCILVKDKDDPNLGLKFNASLAAHLPTACHITAPNITKCISLLHLSPNSTLAREFESLGRLEASANSAPPSQNVKDGAGGGKAESVKSDGGKKKKSWLAVELLIFALFSHLLLVISSFTSSSFI, encoded by the exons ATGGAGCAATCAACGAGATCCCTAATCATAACCATCGTTATAACCTCCATGTTGGCCGGGTTTGGAAGCTCAGATCTGGATCAAGACAGAGAAGAGTGTACGAACCAGCTGATAGTACTCTCACCGTGTCTCACCTACGTGGGTGGAAACGCAAAAGCTCCAACAAAAGATTGTTGTGGAGGTTTTGGTCAGGTTATAACACAGAGTCAGAAGTGTGTTTGCATATTGGTCAAAGACAAAGATGATCCTAATCTTGGCCTCAAGTTTAATGCAAGCCTAGCCGCTCATCTCCCCACTGCTTGTCATATAACGGCTCCTAACATCACCAAGTGTATTT CGCTTCTGCATTTATCTCCAAACTCGACATTGGCTAGAGAGTTTGAGAGCTTAGGAAGGCTTGAAGCAAGCGCCAACTCTGCACCTCCTTCACAAAATGTTAAAG ATGGGGCAGGAGGGGGAAAAGCTGAATCAGTGAAGAGTGATGGAGGAAAGAAAAAGAAGAGTTGGTTGGCTGTTGAGCTTTTAATATTTGCTCTTTTCTCTCATCTTCTTTTAGTTATCTCTTCGTTTACCTCTTCCTCCTTTATTTAA